Proteins found in one Methanothermobacter thermautotrophicus genomic segment:
- a CDS encoding dolichyl-diphosphooligosaccharide--protein glycosyltransferase subunit STT3 translates to MDIQGVLEKLKPFIIIVLLFSVVFYIRAEASNIGGVPADAKKFYEDADGLPYFSEMDSYYNYRLTMNYLNKGIMGDTLVDGKPYDLHSYYPPGRPVDYPPLIVYVTSAAYRILNFFGDFSLKEVAFWMGSFIGSLCVIPAYLFVRRITNDYGGVTAALIVGLVPTYVAHTYAGFFDTDMFNFVLPLFVFWFFTEGMLASDIRGRAGYALAAAVSVLVFSAAWVGYIFYLAVLIVFVAAYLIISRYILGEKPEGEFDGRLDWLIHQRELFPLVVLLIAGGVLVGLFGGFSSLAGAVSGLIGATQIQATAQTTAYPNVYVSVSELQVPDFIATGAGNIFLPGQNSVVGGAGGLLVFILGVLGVGSLIWKYRQPEIVVDESENKLRAGKKSKFMRKKRIPVASSEMRHRYLLYAVLMGVWLIMSGYAVTKGSRFIPTFAMPLGLSAGIFTGFLVEYLRVRFTTTSSLALIVFVAAVAMVMPFGVSVAVKLLAGVLAAGFIYSVKKPEIRAPFMMVLVVLAAVAPSVSGAHSITTSVAPGTDDGMWNSMQWVKKNTSRDTVVMSWWDFGHLFAVAADRPVTFDGGSQNTPRAYWIGKALTTSNETLSRGILTMLSSSGDLAYETLDNYTNDSGKTAEILTATLGLPREEARAVMIGRYGLSDSEADTVLRYSHPTKPKPFVLVLSSDMLGKAPWWTYFGTWDFKKKTGSRYGYYPSMGSSKPQVVNNTTVIQTVNTMVDQNNVLGTIIEKKGNTTNATIAVGNNMTVQKINPHKLMIIEGNLLVKNEIVDSDAQLSLIVIGSGNQYTTIIMNRELEDSVFTKLFLLGGFNQTSFKFLHQEPGVLLWTAA, encoded by the coding sequence ATGGATATCCAAGGTGTGCTTGAAAAATTGAAGCCATTCATAATCATTGTCCTGCTCTTCTCGGTTGTCTTTTACATAAGAGCAGAGGCCAGTAACATTGGCGGAGTCCCTGCCGACGCCAAGAAGTTCTATGAAGATGCAGATGGACTCCCATACTTCAGTGAAATGGACTCCTACTACAACTACAGGTTAACAATGAACTACCTGAATAAGGGCATAATGGGTGATACCCTCGTTGATGGAAAACCCTATGACCTCCACTCCTACTATCCGCCAGGCAGACCGGTTGACTACCCACCCCTCATCGTATACGTCACATCGGCTGCCTACAGGATACTGAACTTCTTCGGGGACTTCAGCCTCAAGGAGGTCGCATTCTGGATGGGGTCCTTCATAGGTTCCCTCTGCGTGATCCCGGCCTACCTGTTTGTGAGGAGGATAACCAATGACTACGGAGGTGTTACAGCCGCCCTCATAGTGGGGCTTGTCCCTACATACGTCGCCCACACCTATGCAGGGTTCTTTGACACAGACATGTTCAACTTCGTCCTCCCCCTATTTGTGTTCTGGTTCTTCACAGAGGGTATGCTGGCTTCCGATATCAGGGGCAGGGCCGGATATGCCCTTGCAGCGGCAGTTTCAGTCCTTGTATTCTCAGCTGCCTGGGTGGGTTACATATTCTACCTGGCTGTTCTCATCGTATTCGTTGCAGCCTACCTTATCATTTCAAGGTACATCCTGGGAGAAAAACCAGAAGGTGAATTTGATGGTAGACTCGACTGGTTAATTCATCAGAGGGAACTCTTCCCCCTTGTGGTTCTCCTGATAGCTGGAGGAGTCCTGGTAGGACTTTTCGGAGGATTCTCAAGCCTCGCTGGTGCTGTGAGCGGACTCATAGGCGCCACCCAGATACAGGCAACCGCCCAGACCACGGCCTACCCCAACGTCTATGTCTCAGTATCAGAACTGCAGGTGCCTGACTTCATAGCAACGGGTGCCGGGAACATCTTCCTCCCTGGTCAAAACTCAGTCGTTGGGGGTGCTGGTGGCCTCCTGGTATTCATACTCGGTGTTCTGGGTGTTGGATCCCTCATCTGGAAATACCGTCAGCCCGAGATTGTGGTGGATGAATCAGAAAATAAGCTGAGGGCCGGGAAGAAGAGCAAGTTCATGAGGAAGAAGAGGATCCCTGTTGCAAGCAGCGAGATGAGACACCGCTACCTGCTCTACGCTGTCCTCATGGGCGTATGGCTCATAATGAGTGGATATGCTGTTACCAAGGGTTCAAGGTTCATACCCACATTTGCAATGCCCCTGGGACTCTCAGCAGGGATATTCACAGGATTCCTTGTTGAGTACCTGAGGGTGAGGTTCACAACAACATCATCACTGGCACTGATCGTATTTGTGGCAGCAGTTGCCATGGTTATGCCCTTCGGGGTCTCGGTGGCTGTTAAGCTCCTTGCAGGGGTGCTTGCGGCTGGATTCATCTACTCAGTGAAGAAGCCCGAGATCAGGGCCCCCTTCATGATGGTCCTGGTTGTCCTTGCGGCTGTGGCCCCCTCTGTGAGTGGAGCCCACTCAATCACAACATCCGTGGCCCCGGGTACAGATGATGGTATGTGGAACTCAATGCAGTGGGTAAAGAAGAACACCAGCAGGGACACCGTGGTCATGTCATGGTGGGACTTCGGACACCTCTTTGCAGTTGCAGCGGACAGGCCAGTCACCTTTGACGGTGGTAGTCAGAACACGCCAAGGGCCTACTGGATAGGTAAGGCCCTCACAACGAGTAACGAGACACTTTCAAGGGGTATACTAACCATGCTCTCATCAAGTGGTGATCTCGCCTATGAGACCCTTGACAACTACACAAATGACAGCGGGAAGACCGCCGAGATACTGACAGCAACCCTGGGCCTTCCAAGGGAAGAGGCCCGGGCTGTTATGATAGGGCGCTACGGGCTCAGTGACAGTGAGGCTGACACTGTTCTCAGGTATTCACACCCCACAAAGCCAAAACCCTTTGTGCTTGTCCTCAGCTCAGACATGCTGGGTAAGGCGCCATGGTGGACGTACTTTGGAACCTGGGACTTCAAGAAGAAGACAGGTTCAAGGTATGGCTACTACCCATCCATGGGAAGCTCAAAGCCCCAGGTGGTTAACAACACAACAGTTATCCAGACCGTGAACACCATGGTGGACCAGAATAACGTGCTGGGAACAATAATAGAGAAGAAGGGTAACACCACCAATGCAACCATAGCAGTGGGTAACAACATGACGGTCCAGAAGATAAACCCCCACAAGCTCATGATCATCGAGGGCAACCTCCTTGTTAAGAATGAGATTGTTGACAGTGACGCCCAGCTGAGCCTCATAGTCATCGGAAGCGGTAACCAGTACACGACCATAATCATGAACAGGGAACTCGAGGATTCTGTCTTCACAAAGCTCTTCCTCCTCGGAGGATTCAACCAGACGTCCTTCAAGTTCCTCCACCAGGAACCCGGTGTGCTGCTCTGGACAGCAGCATAA
- a CDS encoding CBS domain-containing protein, protein MRVEDVMVTDVDTIDITASLEDVLRNYVENAKGSSVVVKDGVRVGIVTTWDVLEAIAEGDDLGEVKVWEVMERDLVTIPPSATIKEAAEKMVKNVVWRLLVEEDDEIIGVISATDILRAKMAKRY, encoded by the coding sequence ATGAGGGTTGAGGATGTTATGGTTACAGATGTTGACACCATCGACATAACTGCCAGCCTCGAGGATGTTCTGAGGAACTATGTTGAGAACGCCAAGGGAAGCTCGGTTGTTGTGAAGGATGGTGTCAGGGTTGGAATTGTAACCACATGGGATGTGCTTGAGGCCATTGCAGAGGGGGATGATCTCGGAGAGGTCAAGGTATGGGAGGTGATGGAGCGGGATCTTGTTACCATACCTCCCAGTGCAACCATAAAGGAAGCAGCAGAGAAAATGGTGAAGAACGTTGTCTGGCGCCTCCTTGTTGAGGAGGACGATGAGATCATAGGTGTGATAAGCGCAACGGATATACTGAGGGCCAAGATGGCCAAGCGATACTGA
- a CDS encoding GTP-binding protein: protein MDIEEKIRKIEEEIQKTPYNKATAHHIGKLKAKISRLKEEALQRKTSSGKGRGFHIKKSGDSTVVLIGFPSVGKSTLLNELTSAESKVGDYQFTTLEIVPGVMEYRGAQIQIFDIPGIITGASRGKGRGREILSVARSADLIVIVLDVFNTDHMDIILRELRDVGIRPNETPPDVTVKRRKLGGVKLSATVELTHLDEKIIRSVLNEYGIHNADVLIRDDITVDQFIDVMEANRAYIPAITVINKIDLVDESYLEDLREKFPDALFISADRDINIDELREEIFNRLGLIRIYLKPQGKKADYDEPLIIREGSTVGDVCQKLHRDFVRKFRHARVWGSSVKFDGQKVGLEHVLNDGDVLRIIIKK from the coding sequence ATGGATATCGAAGAGAAGATCAGGAAGATAGAAGAGGAGATTCAGAAGACACCATATAACAAGGCCACAGCCCACCATATAGGTAAACTGAAGGCAAAGATCTCCCGCCTGAAGGAGGAGGCCCTCCAGAGGAAGACATCATCTGGAAAGGGGAGAGGATTCCATATCAAAAAGTCCGGCGACTCAACGGTGGTCCTCATTGGTTTCCCCTCCGTCGGGAAGTCAACTCTCCTCAATGAGTTAACCAGCGCAGAGTCAAAGGTGGGGGACTATCAGTTCACAACCCTTGAAATCGTTCCAGGTGTCATGGAGTACAGGGGTGCCCAGATACAGATATTCGACATACCCGGGATAATCACCGGGGCCTCCCGCGGGAAGGGTCGTGGAAGGGAGATACTCTCAGTTGCAAGGAGCGCCGACCTCATAGTAATAGTCCTTGATGTTTTCAACACGGACCACATGGACATAATCCTCAGGGAGCTGAGGGATGTTGGTATAAGACCCAACGAGACACCCCCAGATGTGACTGTTAAGAGGAGAAAACTGGGTGGTGTGAAGCTCTCAGCAACGGTTGAACTCACACACCTCGATGAGAAGATAATAAGATCCGTCCTCAATGAGTACGGAATCCACAATGCAGACGTCCTTATAAGGGACGATATAACCGTTGACCAGTTCATAGACGTCATGGAGGCCAACCGGGCCTACATACCAGCCATCACCGTTATAAACAAGATAGACCTTGTGGATGAATCCTATCTGGAGGACCTCAGGGAGAAATTCCCGGACGCCCTCTTCATCTCTGCAGACAGGGACATCAACATCGATGAGCTCAGGGAGGAAATATTTAACAGACTGGGCCTCATAAGGATATACCTCAAGCCCCAGGGTAAAAAGGCTGATTACGACGAACCCCTCATAATCAGGGAAGGTTCAACCGTTGGTGATGTGTGTCAGAAGCTCCACAGGGACTTTGTGCGTAAATTCAGGCATGCGAGGGTCTGGGGGAGCTCTGTTAAATTCGATGGCCAGAAGGTGGGCCTTGAACATGTCCTCAATGATGGGGACGTCCTGAGGATCATAATAAAGAAGTGA
- a CDS encoding sulfide-dependent adenosine diphosphate thiazole synthase has translation MKLDDIKISRAIVEGYMEDLLDYMEMDVAIGGGGPSGLTAGYYLARAGLKVALFERKLSIGGGMWGGGMMFNKIVVQDEGREILDEFGIRSEPYDDGYHVADSVEATSTLCSRACQAGLKIFNLMSIEDVMIRKEGINGLVLNWSSVEMAGLHVDPLTVRARAVIDATGHDCEIVKVVERKIGPELNTPDGRIQGERSMWADVGEAALIENTREVYPNLYVAGMASNAVYGAPRMGPIFGGMLVSGRHVAEMIIEKLK, from the coding sequence ATGAAGCTTGATGATATAAAAATTTCAAGAGCAATTGTTGAAGGATACATGGAGGATCTCCTGGACTACATGGAGATGGATGTTGCAATTGGCGGAGGAGGCCCATCCGGTCTAACAGCAGGCTACTACCTTGCAAGGGCTGGTCTGAAGGTCGCACTCTTTGAACGCAAGCTCTCCATAGGCGGTGGAATGTGGGGTGGCGGCATGATGTTCAACAAGATCGTCGTCCAGGACGAAGGCCGTGAGATCCTCGACGAATTCGGTATAAGGTCAGAGCCCTATGATGACGGATATCATGTGGCCGATTCAGTGGAGGCGACCTCCACCCTGTGTTCCAGGGCCTGCCAGGCTGGACTCAAGATATTCAACCTCATGAGCATAGAGGACGTTATGATCCGCAAGGAGGGCATAAACGGCCTTGTTCTCAACTGGAGCTCAGTCGAAATGGCGGGCCTCCACGTTGACCCCCTCACAGTCAGGGCCAGGGCCGTCATAGATGCTACAGGTCATGACTGTGAGATAGTGAAGGTGGTGGAGAGGAAGATCGGCCCGGAACTCAACACCCCTGATGGTAGGATACAGGGCGAGAGGTCCATGTGGGCCGATGTGGGTGAGGCGGCCCTCATTGAAAACACGAGGGAGGTCTACCCCAACCTATATGTGGCTGGAATGGCGAGTAACGCCGTCTACGGCGCCCCAAGGATGGGGCCCATATTTGGTGGCATGCTGGTCTCAGGTCGACATGTTGCAGAGATGATAATTGAGAAGCTGAAATGA
- a CDS encoding adenylate kinase family protein, with protein sequence MKKTMICITGTPGVGKTRVAGILRERGLEVISLGELIREKGFILGRDPTRGYLEADIEAACSYLQEMEGLDVVEGHLSHLCRSCSMVIVLRLHPEVLRERLEGRGYPEGKVLENLEAEALDVCTVEAFEIHGGRVHEVDTTGRPPQEVADIITDIINGARVCPPGGVDFSWWLLG encoded by the coding sequence ATGAAAAAGACCATGATCTGCATAACCGGCACCCCAGGCGTGGGGAAGACAAGAGTGGCGGGTATATTGAGGGAGAGGGGACTTGAGGTCATATCCCTCGGTGAACTCATAAGGGAGAAGGGATTCATCCTTGGACGCGACCCCACCAGGGGGTACCTTGAAGCCGACATTGAGGCCGCATGCAGTTATCTCCAGGAAATGGAGGGCCTGGATGTGGTGGAGGGTCATCTCTCCCACCTCTGCAGATCATGCAGCATGGTGATTGTCCTCAGACTCCACCCTGAGGTCCTTCGGGAGAGACTCGAGGGCAGGGGCTACCCTGAAGGGAAGGTGCTTGAAAACCTCGAGGCCGAGGCACTTGACGTGTGCACCGTCGAGGCCTTCGAAATCCATGGAGGGCGTGTTCATGAGGTTGATACAACCGGAAGACCCCCACAGGAGGTGGCAGATATCATCACAGATATCATCAATGGTGCAAGGGTATGCCCACCAGGGGGGGTGGACTTCTCATGGTGGCTTCTTGGATAG
- the rnp4 gene encoding ribonuclease P protein component 4 → MRRGKRPRWMLKIAEERIDILFRMADREFSANPHRSHRYTEIARNIAMKYRVRIPREWRRRFCRRCYSFLKPGSNCTVRIADGKVNFRCHECGHIMRFPYTREKKERRRNRIESHTTKEGTDEQVTFSTHNKCGESRSDR, encoded by the coding sequence TTGAGGAGAGGAAAGAGACCGCGATGGATGCTAAAAATTGCTGAAGAGAGAATAGACATCCTTTTCAGAATGGCTGACCGTGAATTCTCAGCTAATCCCCATAGATCGCACAGGTACACCGAAATCGCAAGAAACATCGCAATGAAGTACAGGGTTAGAATCCCCAGGGAATGGAGGAGGAGGTTCTGCAGGAGATGTTACAGTTTCCTCAAACCCGGATCAAACTGCACCGTCAGAATAGCTGATGGAAAGGTTAATTTTAGGTGCCATGAGTGCGGTCACATCATGAGATTCCCATACACAAGGGAAAAAAAGGAGAGAAGGAGAAATAGGATTGAGTCTCACACCACCAAAGAAGGAACTGATGAACAGGTCACTTTCAGCACTCACAATAAATGTGGGGAAAGCCGGAGTGACAGATAG
- a CDS encoding YhbY family RNA-binding protein, which translates to MNRSLSALTINVGKAGVTDSLIEEVRRQLKAKELIKIRFARTVASEKESYITEIVEKTNSKLIDLRGNVAIIFKKRS; encoded by the coding sequence ATGAACAGGTCACTTTCAGCACTCACAATAAATGTGGGGAAAGCCGGAGTGACAGATAGCCTCATTGAAGAGGTGAGGAGGCAGCTAAAGGCAAAGGAACTTATAAAGATAAGGTTTGCCAGGACAGTGGCCTCTGAAAAAGAAAGTTATATTACAGAGATAGTTGAAAAAACAAATTCTAAGCTCATAGATTTAAGAGGAAATGTGGCAATAATTTTCAAAAAAAGATCTTAG
- a CDS encoding 30S ribosomal protein S19e, producing MTTVYDVPADLLINRVAEELKNDSKVKSPEWVNFVKTGVHKERRPENPDWWYVRAAALLRRVYIDGPVGVNSLRTHYGGKKDRGSRPEKFRRGSGAIIRRALQQLEESGLIKREETGRVITPEGRSFLDKAAAEVKKEVEGLEKY from the coding sequence ATGACTACAGTTTATGACGTGCCAGCAGATCTGCTCATAAACAGGGTTGCTGAGGAACTGAAAAATGACAGTAAGGTTAAATCACCTGAATGGGTTAACTTTGTTAAAACAGGTGTCCACAAGGAAAGAAGACCTGAAAATCCTGACTGGTGGTATGTAAGGGCCGCAGCCCTCCTCAGAAGAGTTTACATTGATGGTCCAGTGGGTGTTAACAGCCTCAGGACCCATTACGGTGGTAAGAAGGACCGTGGTTCACGCCCCGAAAAGTTCAGAAGAGGAAGCGGTGCCATAATCAGAAGGGCCCTGCAGCAGCTGGAGGAATCAGGTTTAATAAAGAGGGAAGAGACTGGAAGGGTTATAACACCCGAAGGCCGGTCATTCCTTGATAAGGCCGCTGCAGAGGTAAAGAAAGAAGTTGAAGGACTTGAAAAGTACTGA
- a CDS encoding DNA-binding protein, producing MTDLEDIRRRKMLELQQKAQQQAMEAEAQEQMRQQLEMQKKQIMMQILTPEARSRLANLRLTRPDFVEQIELQLIQLAQMGRVRSKITDEQLKELLKRVAGQKREIKISRK from the coding sequence TTGACAGACCTCGAAGATATACGTCGCAGAAAAATGCTGGAACTCCAGCAGAAGGCTCAGCAGCAGGCAATGGAAGCTGAAGCACAGGAACAGATGCGTCAACAGCTGGAAATGCAGAAGAAACAGATAATGATGCAGATACTCACCCCTGAAGCCCGTAGCCGTCTGGCAAACCTCCGCCTAACAAGGCCAGACTTCGTTGAGCAGATAGAACTGCAGCTAATACAGCTGGCCCAGATGGGTCGTGTAAGGTCAAAGATCACCGATGAACAGCTGAAGGAACTGCTTAAGAGGGTTGCGGGTCAAAAGAGGGAGATAAAGATTAGCCGGAAATAG
- a CDS encoding 50S ribosomal protein L39e, translated as MSRNKHVARKLRMAKANRQNRRVPAWVMVKTNYRVRSHPKMRHWRRTKLKV; from the coding sequence ATGAGTAGAAATAAACATGTTGCCAGGAAACTCAGAATGGCGAAGGCTAACAGACAGAACAGAAGGGTGCCAGCATGGGTTATGGTTAAGACAAACTACAGGGTCCGAAGCCACCCCAAGATGAGGCACTGGAGAAGGACCAAACTCAAGGTATAG
- a CDS encoding 50S ribosomal protein L31e, with amino-acid sequence MERIYIIPLRKAKNVPRTIRAPKAVKIVREFLMKHMKADNVKLDESINEKLWERGIQKIPPRIKVKAVKDEDGVVEATLEE; translated from the coding sequence ATGGAAAGGATTTACATTATACCTCTCAGAAAGGCAAAGAACGTGCCAAGGACCATAAGAGCACCGAAGGCTGTTAAGATTGTCAGGGAGTTTCTCATGAAACATATGAAGGCAGACAACGTTAAACTTGACGAGTCCATAAATGAAAAACTCTGGGAGAGGGGTATCCAGAAGATCCCCCCAAGGATAAAGGTCAAGGCCGTTAAGGATGAAGACGGTGTTGTTGAAGCCACACTCGAAGAATGA
- a CDS encoding translation initiation factor IF-6, with protein MIRRINLSGNPNLGVYISVTDSVALIPQNTPEKFEDVLREALEVEVLKVSISGSSLNGALAVGNSNGFVVSNQAMDREIDALAAAGVEAVRIPERFTAVGNLILANDNGAVASPLLSDDALQVIGDVLEVDVKVSTLAGLNIIGSMGAVTNRGALLNPQASSEEINTIEDALGVEADVGTVNHGVTLIGACSVANSNGVLVGEETTGPELARIEEALGFLEG; from the coding sequence ATGATTAGAAGGATCAACCTCAGTGGAAACCCTAACCTGGGAGTCTACATCTCTGTAACCGACAGTGTGGCCCTGATACCACAGAACACCCCGGAAAAGTTCGAGGATGTTCTCAGGGAAGCACTTGAAGTTGAGGTCCTTAAGGTGTCCATCAGTGGCAGCAGCCTGAACGGTGCCCTTGCAGTGGGCAACTCAAACGGATTCGTGGTATCAAATCAGGCCATGGACCGCGAAATCGATGCCCTTGCAGCCGCCGGTGTGGAGGCCGTGAGGATCCCTGAAAGGTTTACCGCAGTGGGTAACCTCATACTGGCAAATGATAACGGAGCCGTTGCAAGTCCACTGCTCTCAGATGATGCGCTGCAGGTTATAGGGGATGTGCTTGAGGTTGACGTTAAGGTATCCACACTCGCAGGCCTCAACATCATAGGCTCCATGGGGGCAGTTACCAACAGGGGCGCCCTCCTGAATCCCCAGGCATCATCCGAGGAGATAAATACCATAGAGGACGCCCTGGGCGTTGAAGCTGACGTTGGCACAGTCAACCATGGAGTAACACTTATAGGTGCCTGCTCAGTGGCCAACTCAAACGGTGTCCTTGTGGGTGAAGAAACCACGGGACCAGAACTTGCAAGGATAGAAGAAGCTTTAGGTTTTCTTGAGGGATGA
- the rpl18a gene encoding 50S ribosomal protein L18Ae, which produces MKTRIFRVKGKFLMGDKLQPFTKELKAIKEEEIYERLYSEFGSKHRVPRNKVKIEEIEEISAEEVQDPVVKALVQR; this is translated from the coding sequence ATGAAGACAAGGATATTTAGGGTTAAAGGAAAGTTCCTGATGGGTGACAAACTTCAGCCATTCACAAAGGAGCTCAAAGCAATAAAGGAAGAGGAAATCTACGAGAGGCTCTACTCTGAATTCGGGAGCAAACACAGGGTTCCAAGGAACAAGGTTAAAATAGAGGAGATAGAGGAGATATCAGCTGAGGAGGTTCAGGACCCGGTGGTCAAGGCGCTGGTCCAGAGGTGA
- the pfdA gene encoding prefoldin subunit alpha: MEDQQRLEEIVNQLNIYQSQAELIQQQMEAVRATISELEILEKTIRDIQGKDGSETLVPVGAGSFIKAELKDTSEVIMSVGAGVAIKKNFEDAMESIESQKNELEATLQKMGENLRKITDIMMKLSPQAEELLKKVRGSGE; encoded by the coding sequence ATGGAAGACCAGCAGAGACTTGAGGAGATAGTGAACCAGCTGAACATCTACCAGAGCCAGGCCGAGCTCATCCAGCAGCAGATGGAGGCCGTCAGGGCCACCATCAGTGAACTTGAAATCCTTGAGAAAACCATCAGGGATATACAGGGAAAGGATGGCTCCGAGACCCTGGTACCGGTGGGTGCCGGTTCCTTCATAAAGGCAGAGCTAAAGGATACCAGTGAAGTTATAATGAGTGTAGGTGCAGGTGTAGCCATAAAGAAGAACTTTGAGGATGCAATGGAAAGCATTGAGTCCCAGAAGAACGAACTGGAGGCAACACTTCAGAAGATGGGTGAAAACCTGCGTAAGATAACAGACATCATGATGAAACTATCCCCTCAGGCAGAGGAACTCCTCAAAAAGGTAAGAGGAAGTGGAGAGTAA
- the ftsY gene encoding signal recognition particle-docking protein FtsY: MFESLKKKFSETVGKITEKVSSTPESRVEEDGPDEKAPEPVIEEKPEEEVGTEEAEEISSDAEDAHEGEGGSGFLSFFREKRITEKDVDDVLWDLEMALLESDVALEVAEKITTELKEELVGRKVKRSTEISEYTVEALKKAVEDVLSVDGVDLQELVEKKKPLVIMFVGINGTGKTTTIAKVARYFMKKGLEPVIAAADTFRAGAIEQIGQHADKLGVRLISHRKGADPAAVAFDAVSHAKAQGKDVVLIDTAGRMQTNVNLMDEMAKIKRIVKPDLIVFVGDALTGNDAIEQAAKFDEAVGIDAVILTKADADARGGAALSIGYMIKKPIIFMGTGQGYDDMMEFRPQWMVEQLFT; encoded by the coding sequence GTGTTTGAGTCTCTGAAGAAAAAATTCAGCGAGACCGTTGGCAAAATCACCGAGAAGGTCTCATCAACCCCAGAATCCCGGGTCGAAGAGGATGGTCCTGATGAAAAAGCTCCAGAGCCAGTTATAGAGGAGAAACCTGAAGAAGAAGTCGGGACTGAAGAGGCTGAGGAGATAAGTTCAGATGCAGAAGATGCCCATGAAGGGGAGGGGGGTTCAGGTTTCCTCTCATTCTTCCGGGAAAAAAGGATAACAGAAAAGGACGTTGATGATGTCCTCTGGGACCTTGAAATGGCACTCCTGGAAAGTGACGTGGCCCTTGAAGTAGCTGAAAAAATCACCACAGAGCTGAAGGAAGAACTGGTTGGCAGGAAGGTGAAGAGGAGCACCGAAATATCAGAATACACAGTTGAAGCCCTTAAAAAGGCTGTTGAGGATGTTCTCAGCGTTGATGGTGTGGACCTCCAGGAACTCGTCGAGAAGAAGAAACCCCTCGTCATCATGTTTGTTGGTATAAATGGGACCGGTAAGACAACCACCATCGCAAAGGTGGCCAGATACTTCATGAAAAAGGGTCTTGAGCCCGTGATAGCAGCTGCAGACACCTTCCGTGCCGGCGCAATAGAGCAGATAGGCCAGCACGCAGATAAACTTGGAGTCAGGCTCATAAGCCACCGCAAGGGAGCCGACCCTGCTGCAGTTGCCTTTGACGCGGTATCCCATGCAAAGGCCCAGGGCAAGGACGTTGTCCTCATAGACACCGCGGGGAGGATGCAGACAAACGTGAACCTCATGGACGAGATGGCCAAGATAAAGAGGATCGTAAAGCCTGATCTCATAGTGTTTGTCGGTGACGCCCTAACAGGAAACGACGCCATTGAACAGGCAGCTAAATTTGATGAAGCTGTCGGCATAGATGCAGTTATACTGACAAAGGCTGATGCAGACGCCCGCGGAGGCGCGGCATTATCCATAGGCTACATGATAAAAAAGCCCATAATATTCATGGGTACAGGGCAGGGCTACGATGACATGATGGAATTCAGGCCCCAGTGGATGGTTGAACAGCTATTCACATGA